CCTGCACGGCGTCGTGGGCGATGCGCTCGAGGGTGTCCACGGCCGTGTTCTTCGCGATGGCGGCCTGGGCCGCGGTCAGCTCGCCAGAGGCCTGCCAGCGCACCGCCTGCCCGACATACGAGCGCACCAGACTCAACTCCGAGTGCCGCTCCGCGAGCTTCTGGCGGATGACGGACTTGTCCAGCAACGCCTCCCCCCCCACCTGGCGCCCACGGCAGTGCTCGATGGCCGCGTGCAGGGCCATCTCCGCCGAGGCCATCGCCATCACCGCCAGGTTCAGCCGCTCCTGTTGCAGACATTGCTGCAAGAGCCGCCCCACCCCACGGCCCTGAGTCAGACGGCGCGCGACCGTCCGCTCGAAGCGCAGATGGGCCAGGGGCAGGCAGCGCCAGCCGAGGCAGGACTGACGCGTCCCGCGCAACCCCGCCGCATCCCCATCCACCAGGAACAGCTCCAGGTTGCCCTCGAGGATCGCGCCCACCAGGATCCAATCCGCGCGAGCGCCATTGCAGATGAAGGCCTTGTCGCCCGTGAGCCGGTACTCGCCGTCGATGAAGTCCGCCCGGCACTGGAGCGCCCGGAGGTCCGAGCCCGCCTGGGGCTCGGTGAGGGCCAGGACGATGCTTCGCTCCCCCTTGAGCACGGCGGGAACCACACGGGCCGCCACCTGGGGCTCGCCGCTCTGCACCGCCTTCAGGCTGACGAAATGCGAGGCCAGCCCCATGGTGATGCCCTGCGAGCCCCCCAGGGTGAGTTGCTCCACCAGCACCGCCAGCGCCGAGGGATCCTCCGCAAGCCGTTCCGGCGAATGGCCCAGCGCCAGCAGACCGGCCTCGCCGGCCCGCCGGTGCAGCTCCATCGGATAGGCCCCGTCGCGCTCCCATTCCGCCACCTGGGGCCGCACGAAATCATTGACGAAGGCGCGCACCGCGTCTCGAAGATGATCAGTCATGACCCTTGCCTAGAACACCGTGCTCTGCGCGAGGTGGTGGAAGCGCTGGACGATGGGGGAGAGCCGCGCCTTGCTGACCTCGCCTTCGCGCTCGAAGTAATACAGGTCCGTCATGTCCCGCATCACCTTCAACATGTCACGTGAGCGCTGCGCCGCGCGCAGCTCGTAGCGCCTCAGGGCGGACTCCAGGCTGTTGTCGCAGTGGCCGACCAGCGCCTGGGCCAGCATGAAGCCGTTCTCCAGTCCGAGCGTCAAGCCATAGCCCAGCGTCGGCAGCATCGCGTGGATGCTATCGCCGAGCAGCACGACCCGTCCCCGGAACCAGTGGCCCTCACCCGTCAGGGCCTTGAGCTTGTGGGTGAGGATCTCCTTCTCCTCGGTCGCCCCGATCATCCGCAGCAGTTCCTCCGGCAGGGCGGCGAACAGCTCCAACAGGCCCGCGCGGTCGAGCAGCGGCTGATTGCGATGCTGGTAGGCGGCGAACCAGTAGCGCAGCGAGGTGGCCTCGTTGAGCGGATAGGTGACCACCCGGGAGTACGTGGAGGTGAAGATCTGGCACCGGTCGGAATGCAGCAGCGGCGAGCGGAAGGCCACCACGCCCCGGCTCGCCACCAGCCCGGTGTCATAGGGGACCATGCCCGGGTCGACGAAGCTCCGCACGGTGGAGGAGACGCCGTCGGCACCGATGACCAGATCGAAGTCCAACACCTCGCCGTTGCCGAAGGTGATCCGGACCTGGTCGCCCAGGTCCTCCAGCCGCTCGCAGCCCATGCCGTAGCGGATGTCCCGAGCCTCCAGGCTGGCCGCCAGCAGCCGGAACAGCTCCGTGCGCAGGAACATCATCGCCGGCGCCGGAATGCCAAGTCCCTCCGGACGCACCGGCTGGCTGTGAATCAACCGGCCCTGCTTGTCATGGGTGTCCAGGAACTCGATGGGCTGGCCGCGGCCGAGGAAATCCCGGGTCCTCAACACGAAGCGCAGGACCTGCATGGCCTGTGGCCAGACATAGATTCCCGTCCCCGAGTCGCGAGGCCCCTGCCCGCGCTCGAAGACGGTGCACTCCAGGCCGAAGCGCTTCAACATGATGGCGCAGGCCAGGCCATTGAGGCCCGCGCCAATGATGGCGATTCTCATGCCGCGACTCGCGAATTCCAGTGAGCGGAAGCTCCTGAAGTCCCCATGGCGAAGCGGCGCTGCAACAGGCAGAGGCTCGTCAGCTCCATCAACATCGGATCCAGCAAGCCCTGCTCCTGGACCGATAGCTGCGGCA
The window above is part of the Cystobacter ferrugineus genome. Proteins encoded here:
- a CDS encoding FAD-dependent monooxygenase; this encodes MRIAIIGAGLNGLACAIMLKRFGLECTVFERGQGPRDSGTGIYVWPQAMQVLRFVLRTRDFLGRGQPIEFLDTHDKQGRLIHSQPVRPEGLGIPAPAMMFLRTELFRLLAASLEARDIRYGMGCERLEDLGDQVRITFGNGEVLDFDLVIGADGVSSTVRSFVDPGMVPYDTGLVASRGVVAFRSPLLHSDRCQIFTSTYSRVVTYPLNEATSLRYWFAAYQHRNQPLLDRAGLLELFAALPEELLRMIGATEEKEILTHKLKALTGEGHWFRGRVVLLGDSIHAMLPTLGYGLTLGLENGFMLAQALVGHCDNSLESALRRYELRAAQRSRDMLKVMRDMTDLYYFEREGEVSKARLSPIVQRFHHLAQSTVF
- a CDS encoding acyl-CoA dehydrogenase family protein codes for the protein MTDHLRDAVRAFVNDFVRPQVAEWERDGAYPMELHRRAGEAGLLALGHSPERLAEDPSALAVLVEQLTLGGSQGITMGLASHFVSLKAVQSGEPQVAARVVPAVLKGERSIVLALTEPQAGSDLRALQCRADFIDGEYRLTGDKAFICNGARADWILVGAILEGNLELFLVDGDAAGLRGTRQSCLGWRCLPLAHLRFERTVARRLTQGRGVGRLLQQCLQQERLNLAVMAMASAEMALHAAIEHCRGRQVGGEALLDKSVIRQKLAERHSELSLVRSYVGQAVRWQASGELTAAQAAIAKNTAVDTLERIAHDAVQVHGAHGCVEPSVVERIYRDARLLGIGGGAREVMLEIIGRSL